A DNA window from Fibrobacter sp. contains the following coding sequences:
- a CDS encoding peptidylprolyl isomerase encodes MSIKLISRSVAAVLLTAGIASAQLMNTKSLDVIRVEKTGISAGKIDSLAKMLGEQQLRGQKIDDKTMTQLRYAVIDNLVGQELIKLECKKQGIKVPAAKVDSVTKLFKAQFPSEDAFQKELKKSNTTMAQFKEKIEDQLKSEIILEKKVPYPKDPTEKQKEAFWELNKTKVAINDSISGAQIIIKTKGKSAQEISDAKDMLKGLAAQVRAKKATFAQLAAMYSDDPAAKKNGGVVPKFVGKSKGDAFAKAVAKIKVGEITDVYTEKDQVAIFMLTEKNDGKYESYKHQIDYILRVQAEQDRQAQLKAYLDQLGKTYKVQYLDAKYTPPQAIGGNN; translated from the coding sequence ATGTCCATTAAATTGATTTCTCGTAGTGTTGCAGCAGTCCTTTTGACTGCAGGTATTGCTTCTGCTCAGTTGATGAATACAAAGAGCCTGGATGTGATCCGTGTTGAAAAGACCGGCATTTCCGCTGGCAAGATTGATAGCTTGGCCAAGATGCTTGGCGAACAGCAGCTCCGTGGCCAGAAGATCGATGACAAGACCATGACCCAGCTCCGCTATGCAGTTATCGACAACCTGGTGGGCCAGGAACTCATCAAGCTCGAATGCAAGAAGCAGGGCATCAAGGTTCCGGCTGCTAAGGTCGACAGCGTTACCAAGTTGTTCAAGGCTCAGTTCCCCAGCGAAGACGCTTTCCAGAAGGAACTCAAGAAGTCCAACACCACCATGGCTCAGTTCAAGGAAAAGATCGAAGATCAGCTGAAGAGCGAAATCATCTTGGAAAAGAAGGTTCCGTATCCTAAGGATCCCACCGAAAAGCAGAAGGAAGCTTTCTGGGAACTGAACAAGACTAAGGTTGCCATTAACGACTCCATCAGCGGTGCCCAGATCATCATCAAGACCAAGGGCAAGTCTGCTCAGGAAATCTCCGATGCCAAGGATATGTTGAAGGGTCTTGCAGCACAGGTTCGCGCCAAGAAGGCAACCTTCGCTCAGCTCGCTGCCATGTACAGTGACGATCCGGCTGCCAAGAAGAACGGCGGTGTAGTTCCCAAGTTTGTTGGCAAGTCCAAGGGTGACGCTTTCGCAAAGGCCGTGGCTAAGATCAAGGTCGGCGAAATCACTGACGTTTACACTGAAAAGGACCAGGTGGCAATCTTCATGCTTACCGAAAAGAACGACGGCAAGTACGAAAGCTACAAGCACCAGATCGACTACATCCTCCGCGTGCAGGCCGAACAGGACCGTCAGGCTCAGCTCAAGGCTTACCTTGACCAGCTTGGCAAGACCTACAAGGTGCAGTACCTCGATGCTAAGTACACTCCGCCCCAGGCAATCGGCGGCAATAACTAA
- the prfB gene encoding peptide chain release factor 2 (programmed frameshift), which translates to MAFQTTHTGLIDLRARVDKLWGYLDLEAKTEELYVLEKDSNDPNLWNDQEKAQSMMKKIGNLRELLNKWNEVSNTCNDLAELYEMSKDEESEDLTKSIDADIAELKAKIEEMEFKKMLNGPDDACACLLSIHPGAGGTESQDWALMLFRMYTHFFEREKMDFKVVDFQEAEDAGLKSATIEVTCENAYGLLRSEIGVHRLVRISPFDANARRHTSFTAVYLYPEHEDIEFDLDMSEVRVDTYRSSGAGGQYINKTDSAVRMTHLPTGIMASCQTERSQIQNRETCYKMLKTMVAEHYRLEEEAKRDARMAEKKKVEWGSQIRSYVLQPYQLVKDLRTNVETSDTAGVLDGKIKPFINAYLLSTSEQQNG; encoded by the exons ATGGCGTTTCAGACTACACATACCGGGCTTATTGACCTGCGCGCACGCGTAGATAAGCTCTGGGGGTATCTT GACTTAGAGGCTAAGACAGAAGAGCTCTACGTTCTCGAAAAGGACTCTAACGACCCCAACTTGTGGAATGACCAGGAAAAGGCTCAGTCCATGATGAAGAAGATCGGCAACTTGCGCGAACTTCTGAACAAGTGGAATGAAGTCTCCAATACCTGCAACGATCTTGCAGAACTTTATGAAATGAGCAAGGATGAGGAGTCCGAAGACTTGACCAAGTCCATCGACGCTGACATTGCCGAACTGAAGGCAAAGATCGAGGAAATGGAATTCAAGAAGATGCTGAACGGTCCTGATGACGCTTGCGCTTGCTTGCTATCCATTCATCCGGGTGCCGGCGGTACAGAATCCCAGGACTGGGCCCTGATGCTGTTCCGCATGTATACCCACTTCTTTGAACGCGAAAAGATGGACTTTAAGGTGGTGGACTTCCAGGAAGCGGAAGACGCCGGCCTCAAGAGCGCCACCATCGAAGTGACTTGCGAAAACGCCTACGGCCTGCTCCGTTCTGAAATTGGTGTGCATCGCCTGGTGCGAATCAGCCCCTTTGACGCCAATGCCCGTCGCCACACAAGCTTTACCGCGGTCTACCTTTATCCGGAACACGAAGACATCGAATTCGATTTGGATATGTCTGAAGTCCGCGTGGATACTTACCGCAGTAGTGGTGCCGGTGGTCAGTACATCAACAAGACTGACTCCGCAGTCCGTATGACGCACTTGCCCACAGGCATTATGGCCAGCTGCCAGACGGAACGTTCCCAGATCCAGAACCGTGAAACCTGTTACAAGATGCTGAAGACCATGGTGGCTGAACATTACCGCTTGGAAGAAGAAGCCAAGCGCGACGCCCGCATGGCCGAGAAGAAGAAGGTGGAATGGGGTAGCCAGATCCGTAGCTATGTCCTGCAGCCGTACCAGCTGGTGAAGGACCTGCGTACCAATGTGGAAACCTCCGACACCGCAGGCGTTCTCGATGGCAAGATCAAGCCGTTTATTAACGCCTACCTGCTCAGCACCAGCGAACAGCAGAACGGTTAG
- a CDS encoding MarR family transcriptional regulator has protein sequence MHEELKLDNQLCFRLYTASRLVTQAYRPLLDKLKITYPQYLVMLILWESDNVCISTITERLLLETNTVTPLLKRMEDLGLIKRKPGKEDARQKIICLTAKGKALQNKAVEVPSCLVSEMSKKHVNLKELGSIAPVLDNLIHALK, from the coding sequence ATGCACGAAGAATTGAAACTAGACAATCAGCTTTGCTTTAGGCTTTATACGGCCTCCCGCCTAGTGACGCAGGCTTACCGCCCGTTGCTGGACAAGTTGAAAATTACCTACCCGCAATACCTGGTCATGCTGATCCTGTGGGAAAGCGACAACGTATGCATCAGCACCATCACGGAGCGTTTGCTGCTCGAAACGAACACAGTCACTCCCCTGCTGAAGCGTATGGAAGACTTGGGCCTCATCAAGCGCAAGCCCGGCAAGGAAGACGCCCGTCAGAAAATTATCTGCCTCACCGCCAAGGGAAAGGCCCTACAGAACAAGGCTGTCGAAGTTCCGTCCTGCCTTGTTAGCGAAATGTCCAAGAAACACGTAAACTTAAAAGAACTGGGCTCCATCGCTCCCGTTCTCGACAATTTGATTCACGCATTAAAATAA
- a CDS encoding diphosphate--fructose-6-phosphate 1-phosphotransferase — protein sequence MADNLSVLGKARKAYQPKLPVALRKGALNVALNKGKATESVRDQKKIKALFPNTYGAPYIQLKAGKAAGEAKALNVGVVLSGGQAPGGHNVIAGLFDGIKSINKSSKLLGFLGGPSGLENGKFIVINEKIMDSYRNTGGFDIIQSGRTKLETEEQFKKCMAVAKAQKLDAIVIIGGDDSNTNAAVLGEYFQANGASCVVCGCPKTIDGDLKNEYIETSFGFDTAVKTYSELIGNIMRDANSAQKYWHFIKLMGRSASHIALEAALQTHPNVCLISEEVKAKKMKLKQVIKYVADIVAARAADGKNFGVALIPEGLLEFIPDVGVLISELSEALAHHEKEVEGLDTAAKVEKLCKWVSKASAEVLVSLPAFVQAQLMLDRDSHGNVQVSLIETEKLIIDMVKSELKSRKNFKGKFSALNHFFGYEGRCAAPSNFDADYCYSLGYTASVLAFNKMNGYMSSVRDLTKGIEKWTAGGIPITMMMNMERRHGADKPVIQKALVVLDGAPFKFFAANREEWAKTESYTYPGPIQYWGPSEVCDVTNFTIKLERGAMKVKKGK from the coding sequence ATGGCTGACAATCTGTCCGTCCTCGGCAAGGCTCGCAAGGCCTACCAGCCGAAACTCCCCGTCGCTCTCCGTAAGGGCGCTCTCAATGTCGCACTCAACAAGGGTAAGGCAACTGAATCTGTCCGCGATCAGAAGAAGATCAAGGCTCTGTTCCCCAACACCTACGGTGCTCCCTACATTCAGCTGAAGGCTGGCAAGGCTGCTGGCGAAGCTAAGGCTTTGAACGTTGGCGTTGTTCTTTCTGGCGGTCAGGCACCTGGTGGCCACAACGTTATCGCAGGTCTCTTCGACGGTATCAAGTCCATCAACAAGTCCTCCAAGCTTCTCGGCTTCCTCGGCGGTCCGTCTGGCCTCGAAAACGGCAAGTTCATCGTGATCAACGAAAAGATCATGGACTCCTACCGCAACACTGGTGGATTCGACATCATCCAGTCCGGCCGTACTAAGCTGGAAACTGAAGAACAGTTCAAGAAGTGCATGGCTGTTGCCAAGGCTCAGAAGCTGGACGCTATCGTGATCATCGGTGGTGACGACTCCAACACCAACGCTGCTGTTCTCGGTGAATACTTCCAGGCTAACGGCGCTTCCTGCGTTGTTTGCGGCTGCCCCAAGACCATCGACGGCGACCTCAAGAACGAATACATCGAAACCTCCTTCGGTTTCGACACCGCTGTGAAGACCTACTCTGAACTCATCGGCAACATCATGCGCGATGCTAACTCCGCTCAGAAGTACTGGCACTTCATCAAGCTCATGGGCCGTTCCGCTTCCCACATTGCACTCGAAGCAGCTCTCCAGACTCATCCCAACGTCTGCTTGATCTCTGAAGAAGTCAAGGCTAAGAAGATGAAGCTGAAGCAGGTCATCAAGTATGTTGCAGACATCGTTGCTGCACGTGCTGCTGACGGCAAGAACTTCGGTGTTGCTTTGATTCCGGAAGGCCTCCTGGAATTCATCCCGGATGTTGGCGTTCTCATTTCCGAACTTTCCGAAGCCCTCGCTCATCACGAAAAGGAAGTCGAAGGTCTCGACACCGCTGCTAAGGTTGAAAAGCTCTGCAAGTGGGTTTCCAAGGCTTCTGCTGAAGTTCTCGTTTCCCTCCCGGCATTCGTTCAGGCTCAGCTCATGCTGGACCGCGACTCCCACGGTAACGTTCAGGTTTCCCTCATCGAAACTGAAAAGCTCATCATCGACATGGTGAAGAGCGAACTCAAGAGCCGCAAGAACTTCAAGGGCAAGTTCTCCGCTCTCAACCACTTCTTCGGTTACGAAGGCCGTTGCGCAGCTCCGTCCAACTTCGACGCAGACTACTGCTACAGCCTGGGCTACACTGCTTCCGTTCTCGCTTTCAACAAGATGAACGGCTACATGAGCTCTGTTCGCGACCTGACCAAGGGTATCGAAAAGTGGACCGCTGGTGGCATTCCTATCACCATGATGATGAACATGGAACGCCGTCACGGTGCAGACAAGCCGGTTATCCAGAAGGCTCTCGTCGTTCTCGACGGTGCTCCGTTCAAGTTCTTTGCTGCTAACCGCGAAGAATGGGCCAAGACTGAATCCTACACCTATCCGGGTCCGATCCAGTACTGGGGTCCCAGCGAAGTTTGCGACGTTACCAACTTCACCATCAAGCTGGAACGCGGCGCCATGAAGGTTAAGAAAGGCAAGTAA